gggaaatagaaggaaatataaattcaaggagaaaaaaaagaaacaaaatttttccaACTGTTCAGGGAGAActccatgtatttttaaaaaggatgacAGTGGGTATCCAATCACTATAGTATttcatttagaaacatttttcagagtgttctaacagttttatctttaaatgtcAATATTTGCATGCATCAGAAAGTACACCCTATGGAACTATTTAAGCTATGgaaaatttttgaatatttgctCCTAAAAATGTGCAAAGGGGTACACAGactttcaaaaaacatttttggagTCTACAAGAAAAACATTTAGAGCACCAGGGTCATGGAGACTGGCTCTTGCCTGCAAGGGGAGAGGCCTAGAATGAATGCAAAATCAGCAGCTTTGAAGATTCCCGAAGTCTGGAGGGTCCTAAGGGCATCCTCAAAgcctgggaaggagggtgggggcggTTAACTCTCACTGCTGCTGGATTGGTGGGAAACTGGGCCAGGGAGCTCCCCCTTCATCCTATCAatacttttctcatcttttttcttttcttgcttgtcTTATTTTCAGCTTTCCTCCAAAACCCCATTCTCTCCACTACACATGCCCTGTCAGGCCCGTATGAGaaatgttctgctttttttttttttttttttgcatcccaCCTCAACTATTACTTTCTAGAAGCTTTTAGGCCGGCAGtgcccctgcccacccagccccagcctggcaggCCGCGATCTAATACCCCGTGTACACGCGGGGTGCCCACTGCTTCCTCCACTTTTCTGTTGCTTTGGGCTAGTCTTCACTCCCCAGCGAAGCCataagttttctcatctgtgtctcCAAATCTCTTTCCTCAGCAGTAAGAGATGGGTAAAAAGAATTAAGCAAGATTAAATTTGTACAGCGTCTGGCACCGAGCCTGGCCTGCAGCCAGAACTGGGCACCCAGCTGCATTCAGCAAATACTAGCTGGTCGCGCAGTTAAATTTTCTCGCTGGCCGGTGATTACAGAAGTCTGGGCTTCCTAGCGTGTCCCTTCTTTGCCCACGGAGCCAAGGAAATTTCCTAAATCCCTAGGTCTCCTTTAAGTAGCTTGTCAAGTAGAGGTGATGGAAATGCCCTTCCCGTCCTGCCACCGCCGCCAAATCCGCTCCAGGCTGCCCGAGCCCAGGCTaagggggtgggaatgggagTGGGAGCCCGGAGCTATGAGGTCATACTCAGGTCACGTGACCGCTGCCGCATCTGCCAACCGTGGTACAATTACTAAGACAGTCAGGGCGTGCGACATTCAaaccagttctctctctctcctccttctccctggagCTGGTCCCTTTCACACCAAGGGACCGTCTCAAAAGTCTAGAACCCTAAAGGGTATGACTCCAAATGCTACAATTTAAGGGCTtggtaaagaaagaaaggaagggagaatgaaAAAACAGTCCAAGATTGCACAGCCTCACTGCAGTCTGAAAACTATGTTTAAGCTTCCTTTAAATCTTTTCTGTCAAAGCAATCTGACATGTGTATTaaagagtcttttaaaaatccacatactCTTTAACCCATTAATTCCAGTTCTAGAATGCTTGCCTAGGGGAGTAATCCAAACTGGGCAAAGGTTGAGGTACACAATTTGCTGTCTTGTTATTGAAACTAATGAAATATATAATGAAGTTGAATAGATTAGGGTATAAAAGAGCAATATCATACTGTCCAGTTGTTTAAAATGGTGACTTCCAAGAATTTTTTGTGACAtggaaaatgtatgaaaaaatgaCCACGGGGAGTATTTTGCTTAACACTTACTATGCACCAGATGTTCTGCTAATTACTGTTTGAATagttaaatacattataaaacatATGGGGTGCAATAATTTGCAGGCATTAAAAATGAAGGTTACAAAGACCAAGTGATACCATTACGTGAAAAATCAAGGTACTCCCGGGCATACAACAGAAGGAGAGGTGACTTGCAGGGTCTCACAACAGCCAAAGGAATCAGACAAAGGCCAGACCACAACTCCACAGAGccaggattcattcattcattcaagataAACCCAGTGCCATTCCTGCTTACCAGATCTTCCCAGGGTTATGGGTCCAGAGCCAGTACCCTGTCCCCAGTCCTTCTGCCCTTTGGGAATCAGGTAACCCCCATGACGCAAGGTGAGAAAAGTCTGGGAAGTCACAGGCAAGGGGGCAGCTACCCCTCCAGAGATGCAAATCCAAACTCCAAAGCATGGAAAACAAACCAATGGGCTGAGTCCAGGGGTGTGACAAGTCCAAGGATTCTACAGCCCAGTAGGGAAAGCTTCCAGAAGGCAGGAGTCAGGAAGAGGTGTGACTTGAGTGGTCCAGAAAAATGGGCGTGCTCTAAGAAGCTAAGAGAAAACCAAAAGATTCTGTACATATGGTAATGGCACAAAAAGTTGGGAGGGGGAGGTAAGCCCAGGTTTACCAATTCTGATGGCAGGGGAGGGTCTCTGGTAAGGAGACCGGCCAGTGGGAGTGCTTAGATCTGGTGATTTCCataaacagtgtgtgtgtgtttgtcccCAACTTAGGGTGGAAAGTGGAATAACTGAATGTTAGCAGTTCCGATACTGAAGACAAAGGTGGAGTTAATGGTACTTTCTGTAAGGAAAGGGGATGCCAGTGGCCCCAAATGCTATTTACAAGGggcttttcaggaaaaaatgagTCTTGCCTCTAAAGGGACCTGTCCATTGGTCTGAGCTAATGAAGGCTGGGTGTTTGCTTTCCTATTTCCATGGGGTCTGTGTGGTTTCTTTTGAGCAAAGGAGAGGGACAAGTGCTGTGCTGGGGACCTAACAGAGAAGTAAGGACatggtaaaatgaggtcacatcCCTTCCATGCTAACAAGCCCTCAATGGCTTCCCACTGTAGGCAGAATAAATTCAGATTCCTTAAATGCTGCCCACAAGCCTCACAAGATCTGGCTCAGTCCCTTCTCTCTCACCTTCACTCACTTATTCAAGCCCCACTGACTTCTCTGCTCTTCAGCCCAGTGGAGCTTTCTCTGCCTGGTGCCTCACACTGTGGTTCCCTCTGCTCAGAACAGCCTTCCCATCTGCCCCGCTCCCCCTACCCTGCTGTCTGCACAGCTGGCTACTTCTCCGGCTTTAGGTGCATGGGCCCCACCTGAGCAAGGGTCACAAAACGACTCACTGCCCATAACCCTTTACTTCTCCATGGCACATAGATCAACCCAAGTCACCAGTCGTCCACTTGCTTAGTGTAGCAAGTGTCCcctcctgagccctgagccctccCACTTGTGCCCTGCCCAGCACCCCACCATCCACATCAGCAGATTCCTTTGTGAAAGCTGGGGTCTTAACTGTCCTGGTAATTGAAAGGGATGGGGTGCCTGGCAGAGTGTCTGACATTTGGTAATCATTCAAGAAATATATGTGGGATGAAATGATGTTCTGTAATGTGTGTGACAGAGATTATCATAATTTTTGTGTGGGCCTTGGTGCTATTCCATGAGGTGGCTGGATTTGTGACTGTTGTCAGCGAGCTCCCCCAACACCCAGGAAAGtgggcagaagagggagaaacagCAAAGAGGGATAGTACTGCAATATACACTTACATGAACTATTTGGTGCCGATTTATTTACAACATTCTCATTTTTATGCtaataaaagatttttgaaattaaaaaaaatatatatgtgggatgaatgaatgaatgaatgaatgaataagaggCCTGCTGATTTGACTGTAACTGAGTGAAATCCCAGAGCTCAAAttccaaaacaagaaaagaatctTCACACACTCCCTACTGCTTCCTTTCCTCCAACTGAGCTCCAGGGTGActtgcctcccctcctccctccctccctcactctcttcttgctttcaCAGAGGTCCATGAGCACGTGTTCTAGCTCAGTGCTGTGTGATGGGCCACCTTGgcaccctctctgctccccaacaTGCCCCTGTGCCCTGACCTCATCCAGGACCACAGTCTATCCCTGGGCCCCCTCAAGTCACATCCCTTATGCAGTCACCCACTGGTACCTCTTCTCTGTAGACTTCCATTGTGACTGAGCCTGAGGCCAGAACActctgggaaagagaaaggaaggattcTCCAAGGAGCCAGCTCCGGCCATGGATTTGCTAACATATTTGTCCCACCGGGAGCCAAAGTTTTGGAGCTTCTATACAGTAAGTTTTTCGTAAATGAATGACAACAACCTGGTCtcttcaggtttttttgtttgcagTCCCAAGTGTCTTAGTAGCTGACTATAACCCAGGACTGCTTCCttgcctcctctgagcctcagattcaaATGAGCATTTGGCTTTCAAGATCCCTTCAAGTTCTTAACCTTGTGGGATCTTCAGGATGTGAATCCGCTCAGGCTTGGTAGCAGCCAGGATGAGTCAAACATTACCCTCTATGGACTCATCTCCCAgggacaaaagggaaaaaaagtgctcAACTCCATCACTCTATGCGTAAGCAGGAGGGAGGTAGTGAGCCGGGCCAAGGGTCTGCCAAGACTGTCTCTCAGAGCCGGGGAGACCTTTTGCTGCATCTGCACGAGAGAATGAAGTAGCCTGCCTCCTGGTGGAAGGGATGCTGTCCTGCAGGAAGAGGCCTTGGGTGAGCTGTGAGGCTGTGTGGGAGAGCTGGGTGCTGTGAGAGAGCCAGGGTTTATCACGCCTTAGAAGAGCGCTTAGGAAGGcaggggtgagaggagagactaaATTTTTTCCTCAGTGTTGTCAAAAGCAGGCATGATATCAGAGATGAGGTAATAAACCGGGAGGGTGCAGGAAAGGATGCAGAAGCAGAGGACGGGGGCTGACACTTGAGCCATCTCCAGGTGGAGTTCAGCAAGGGGCCGCACTAGCTCCCCAGAGGCATGGGGTTTGGGGTTGGCTCAGTGTAGATCTGTTGACCCCCTTTCGGGGATGTTGGGACCCCAGGACAGAGAGGAAGCCCTGCAGGATTTCCTGTTCGGCTGGTCTATTCCCTGCCTTCTCTGAAATTCTACGACATGCTCAAAGCATCTTCTCCATTTCTGGCTCTCTAGGCAGCTCAGGATCAGAACTAAATCTATACTCTCCCTCCATCAGGAGACCCCAGCCAACAGGATTCCTGCACCATGTTCGAattcccccagccctccctgagcAGGGAGTGAGCCTATAGAAGCAGCCTCACTATCAGCACAGCCTGAGTCTGCGTCAGCAGCAAACAGCTTCCCTTGCACCTCGGGAGGAAGTGTTAATGAGGAGAGCGGTGGGGAAGGGCTGTGCCTGCCTGCGGTTGTAACAGTTTGCTCCTTTTGGCTCACGGGGACTGAGGAGCTTACACAAGGAACCTGCCTTCTTGAGGATAGGACGGTTAACGCTAATAAAAAGAATGTGTGCGAGTTTGCACCAGGCAACTAACACCAAGTGCCCAGTGCAGACATTTCTAAAGCAAAGATCCCGACAGGAGTGCAGCCGTCAGAAGGGTGAGGATGGCGACCAGCAGCCTACCGGACAGGTCAAGAGTAGCACTGGGGGCTACAGAAAGGTGAGGGCTAAGATTTCCCTCTCCATTGCTGAGGCCCCTAGGGAGTACCTGGCCTGTCCACAGCCTCCTACCTTTGCACCCAGGCCCAAAGTAGAGCCCTTCCCATTTGTttcccagggagggaagggatgcaATACACCCTAGGTTTGTCCAGGAGGTAAGCAAACACTGACTGAAGTGAGTCCTGCTTGAGTTCAGGCTCCAATCACTGCGGCCTTCCCCCTACCCTCTCCCCAGAAACCGTAGAGAAAGATTTTCTCATCAAGCACCATCCCTGGGTTACAGTCCGGACACCCTTCCCCGGGGCCCCAGCTCACATAACTGCCTCTTCCTACCGCACAATCTATGGGCGAAGAGGAGAGAGACTCTGAAAGCCTGTCCAGAAACCAGAGCCAGTCTGGGAAAGAAGAACATAACGAAcataaatgtctattcagatcctatTACGTGCACACCCAGTGTCAGTACTAAAAGAACAAGGCAGCAGGGACTGCAGAGGATAAAGACTCAGTCCCTGCCTGCAAGGCGCTGTGTCTGAAAGATGGGCAAAGCAGCTGATGGGAAATAAAGGCAACGCATGGCAAATCCTCACCCATGGGGCTGCGCTcctggcagcagggctgggagggcaggctgggtTCGCCaccagtttttgttttgctgagggGACATTATGGGGGTGGAAACTGGAACCCATGTGTTAAGAGACCAAGGAGAAGGAGgttggagagaaagagacagtatCCAGCAGCTCTGGGAGACAGAAAAGGTTGGGAAAACAGATGTTTAAGTGGGACTGGGGGAAATTTTGCCCCACAGGTACTGTACAAAGCTCTCCTCAATCTCCCACAAAACCTTTCACTAAAACTACTTTGAGGGGGAGAGGAATTAATGTCAAGTTTGGGGGGCATGAATTAATGTTGGGGGGCCCAATAACAGATTGAGCCCAGCTCAGAGGGCCAGAGCTGGGGGTCATCCAGGGTGAACAGATACTCCTGGTTACAGCTGGAAGTGGGGTTCAAGTTCCTAGaaggggaagctgggggaggtgggggcttgggcagctgggcagggaaTGCTTGGCTGAGCCTAGAATGATGGCTAGGGGAGAAGGGGGAGTCCAAGGGGCTCTTAGGGGGAGTCCAGGGGGACTTGTAAGATGGTGTGAAACTGCAGTGGATGGCCTCAAGCCCTGGATGAGTGAGAGGATTTACTGGGGTGGAAGGAGTGGAGGCAGGAGTGGATAGGATAGAGGTCACTGGTTCTCATCTCAGCCTGTGCATCAATGAATTTGACCTGCCTCACCAAAGAGCTGGGTAGATTATTTGCCATCTCCCACTGGGGCTGATGAACAGTTCCCCAAGTGGGCTCCTACCTCCAGTCTCCTTGCCTCCAGTGTGTCCTCCAGACAGTGGCACtagaataatgttttaaaaaccttGCTCTTCTGGTTTCACTTGTATTTAAAGTCTTTCAATGAGCCCTtatcacctcccctcctcccaccaccagcaGAAATAGTCTAATTCCTGAGCAGGGCACACAGCACCATGTTATCAGGTTCTGTCTATCTTTCCAGCCCCATCTGCATCACTTCCCCTCGCCCATCACACACCATCACACTGAACTACACACGGGTCCTCTAACACAACTTGCTTGTTcacacctcaggacctttgcatatgcTCTCCGCTCCCCCCACAACACTTTGCCTGAAGTTCTTTCCCCAGCTCAATTGCCAACACCCCCAGAagcctctgtgtctctctctctctctacctgtcACTGTATTCCCACCATAACTTGTATCCAGCACTAGGATGGCACTTCCACATTGTATCACCACCATGCTATCATCTGTTCATGACCTTAGTGAAAGGACAGGATCAAATGGTATTCTTTGCAGCCCAGCAGCTAGCACAGGGCTTAGCTCATTGCTGGCATTCAGAAAATGTTCGATGAATGACTGAATTCACAACTCAAAAGGGGTCCATATAGAAGACACCCTTTGAGGATTCTGTCCTACTGACAAAGATCCCCTTTGCTCCTTGAACTGCCCCCAGACACCAGCAGGACTATAGGTGGACATCTGATCTGAGCTGGGCCACATGGATTCCCTCTCAGAGAAGAGGAATTGACTCTAAGAAAAGCAAATTTGTTTCTGGTACTACAACATGTAAACTGGGATGTAAAGTTTATGGGGTATACAAACTCCACCATTTAAACTGGACAATAGAGAAAGttacttcttaaaaaagaaaatgaagtagcCATCTAGAGGATTTCAGACAGCTTTCTGATTCCCAGTTTCAGCCCATCCCTGAGACTGTGACAGATTCTGGTCCTGAGCTTCTGTTTACTATAACCTGCCTCCTACTCTGTGTTTGATCTTCATGGGATTTCTGTTCCTTATACAGTCCTGAGCACGTAAGACAACCTCTGCCTTGGGAGAGTTGCTTGGGGgctcttttcttcaaaaaaaaaaaaaacttctattttaatacataaatcaCACTCAGACATAAATTAGACCTCAAATTACCATACACACGCAGAACCAGCTATATAATTTATGGCACccaatgtaaaatgaaaatgtggaatcTTCTGTTCAAAAAGTACAGGTAAAGGTACTAAAATACTTTgaaagctttctcttttctttggcaGTCTCTCTTCTGGCTTGTCATGgtattttttcactatttaatGTCTAAGtagacaaaaattataatttaaaatccttagcatgaattttatcatttatttctcttttgtgcaCTGCCCACATGGAGACTGTAAAAATGCCTGTATTTCTTGGCTTCTCCTGGAAGATGCATCAAGCAGGCCACACGAGATGAGCCTGAGCCCCCCACCCGGGCACTGAGTTGCCTAGTGGAGAACTCCATCGGGCACGGGATACTTTACATGGCAAGTGCAGACCCTCATAAGCTCCTGAAGGTCCTGCCCTGAGACTCAGGCCCAGCAACCTTGACTACTGCTGGGCCTTCTGTCCCACCCGCCCCCAGATCTGTATGCCGTGCCCAGGCTGGGGTCAGGGAAGTCAAGCCGGATATCTCCCACTCCAGTAGGCTGGCTGACCCAACCCACAGCAAGACAGGTGAATCGCAGGGTCTTTAAACCTCCAGAGAAGTGCTCAGTGTCTGGTGGGTGAGAGACCCGCCCTCACCGAATAACCAGCTGAAAGTGCCATGGAGCTGCCCATGTGAGGCAGAGACGGCCACCATCATGCCCAGCCCTAAGACCCTGCAGAGCACACACGCCCCACCCTGACCCTCCCAGCATGCACATCAGGCCCTCACCACGGGCAGAGGGCAGCAATGTTCACTGGGTGAGGGAGGGAAAGGCTGGGTCTTGGGGCACCAGGGAGCTGGGAAATGGGTGGCCAAGAACCCATCCCAGGGAGATGTGTAGGCTTCAGGAGTTGGTTCTACACATGAGCCAAGGCCCAAGTCCCTGGCACAGGCTCCAAAGTCCCACTGAGCTTCAATTACAGAGCACACATtcaaaactaaaattaagaactttaaGGCAGTGGCTACAGAGTGTTAATCCCAAGTGCCAGGCTCTTCCGATCATGGAGCCCTGTATGACTGTGATCATCATATGCCCATGAAGTTGGCCCTGTACACACAAAGAAGAATGCTAAACCTCACTAAATCACATAAGTACAAGaagctgagaaaaaagaataaaaaacacttCACATACATATTAACAAAATTCAGAACATTCAGACTCAGGTCAAGAATACCATTCACATCTCACCCGGAGGACGAGCTAAAGAGCTGATGTCTCTACTGCCTTCAACCCAGACCGCAGATCTGACCAGAAGTGCTGGTAGGTATAGATAAACTGGAATTAGGTTTCTAAGTAATAAGCCAGGCTTTATTCCAAAGTATAGTGCCTTTAGCTAGTCAAAGGGTATTTCATGAGGACACACTAATACCAGAGCAAAAAAGAGTTGGAAATATTACTAGTTTCCTTTGCCTTAATAACTTATGCTTTTATGGTTTAGCAGTTCAACATAAACGTCATTTCTCAGAGCTTTATATAAAAAACTTCCTGTTAGCATTGGCTCCAAACAAGGCCTTTCGTATTTCTGGCATCTTTTGTTGGGATAAAAGATCCAGGCGACTTTCTAGAGTATTAGAGACCTTTATTCTCTGATCGCCACTGTAGATCTCCACACCTCCAGCTGCATTTGTGGCCAGTTGCACTTGGTCAACTTGGACTTCCACACATTTGTGGGAAACTGCTGTGTATTGGGGGATGGCTTTTTGCACTGCAGCCTCCACCAAGAGGAGGTCCTGTGGCCTGCAGCGCACAATCACCACGGGCTCCAGCAGTCGGAGCAGACCTTGGAGCACCAGTTTATCCAGCAGCCCCTGGTAGACTTTTGGATCTGCCACAATCCTGCTGAGTCTCAGCTTTGCATCATTCAGCAACTCTGAGATAAGGTCATCTCGGGCTCTTAGGACTTTCAGCCTTGCCTGGTTCCTCATGGTAGACATCTGGATTTTCTTCTGCTGCTCtatctgcttctctttcttctcataaTACTCCATAATCTTGAGTCGCTGGGTTTGCACAAGGCGTCCTTTCTCGATGTTGAATTCTTCCTCAGCCTTGGCAtctatttcttctgccttctcattGGCTTCCTGCTCAATGAAAGCCATCATGTGCTTAATCTGCTTCTGCACATCGACATCACTCAGGGCCATGGCTGCCCTTGGAAAGGGAGGCGGGGGGAGAACTGGTGGACCCTCTGGTTCCTTTGACTTAGGGCAGAGTTTCAGGAGTGTCTCCACAGTTCCACTTTCTGAGCTGTGGCGTGcatgagaggaggaaggagacagtcAGAATCCAAAGGGAAGGATTATAGAGACCATCTATTCATGactcatttcacagaaaaggaaactgatgcccagagaggaAAAGCAACCTGTCCAAGGTCCAACCGTAAAAGAACAGAGACTCAAACCTGTGTTTCCAGAGATCCATCTCTACTACACTCACCACCACTTTGTCATCAATAATAATGAGACAATTAGGGCATACCTCCAGAAGATATCTAGTCAGCGATGGCTCAGTACACAGACAGCACGCTGAGAGAATGGAACTAGGAAGAGAAGAACTAGGCCCCAAATTAGGAGAAggcaggaaataataaagactagaggagaaataaatgaaatagagaaatgcaaagaaataataaaactaagagttggtttttgaaaagataaacaaaactgacaactTTTAgctaaactaagaaaaaaagagaagattcaaatagataaaatcagaaatgaaagaggagacattattactgatgccacagaaataaaaaggattctaAGGCTATGAACAATCAGACACCGACAAATTTGAAATcctaaaaaatggataaattcctagaaacatacaacctaccaagaccaactcataaagaaacagaaaatatgaacatatcTGTAACTAgcaaggagactgaatcagtaatcaaaacctcCCAACGACGACAACaaaaaagcccaggaccagatagcttcactggacaattctaaaaacaaaaacaaaaagcttaaaTTAATGCCAGCTCCTCACAAATgcttccaaaaaattaaagaggagaaaaacactTCCAAGCTCATCTTAAGAGGTCAGCATTATTcagataccaaagccagaaaaagacactacgggaaaagaaaactggaggCCAATATCCCTAATGATCATAGAtacagaaatcctcaacaaaatactagcaaactgaactcaatagcacattaaaagaatcatacactgtgaccaagtgggatttatccctgggatacaaggatggtcaaacatacaaaaatcaatcaatgcaatacaccacattaacagaatgaaagataagatcacatgatcatctcaataatgcagaaaaagcatttgacaaaatatcCTTTCaggataaaaacactcaacaaattaggaatagaaggaaattaccTCAATATAATGGAGGTCacatatgaaaagcccacagctaaaaTCATTCATAGTCAACAGTGAAAATCTGAAGGTTTTTCTTCTAACAccaggaataaggcaaggataCTTACTCCTCCCACTTCTATTCAAGAGAGTATTGGAAGTCCTCGctatagcaattagacaagagaaaaacataaaagatatcaaaattggaaagaaataaaattatccttATTCCCAAGTGACATGATCTTATATCTAGAAAACCCTAAcaattccacacacacaaaaaaaatgttagaacttaaattcagcaaagttgcaagatacaaaactAACAATGGTTTCTGTAAActagttgtgtttctatacactaaaaaataaataatccaaaaagaaaattaagaagacaATTCATTTAcaatatcatcaaaaagaacaaatactaggaataaatttaaccatggAAGCTAAACaattgtacactaaaaactacaaatcactcctgaaagaaattaaagatgcaaacaaatagaaagatatcctgtgttcatggattacaaaaataaatactgttcatactacccaaagtgatctacaaataGAATGCTATCTCTCTCAATGTCCCAATGGCAtttttgaagaaacagaaaaaacaatcctaaaattcatacagaaccaCAAAGGACCCCgaatagtcaaaacaattctgagagagaacaaaactggaggcctcacaagacagtctcttcagcaaatggtgttgggaaaactggacagcagcatgtaaatcaatgaagctagaacactcccttacaccatacacaaaaatcaactcaaaatggatcaaagacgtaaacataagacaagatacaataaacctcctagaagaaaatacaggcaaaacattatctcacatacatctcaaaaatgctctcctagggcggtctacccaagcaatagaaataaaagcaagaataaacaaatgggacctaatgaaacttacaagcttccacacagcaaaggaaaccataagtaaaatgaaaagacaacctacggaatgggagaaaatttttgcaaatgaaactgacaaaggcttgatctccagaatatataagcagctcatacgacttaataagaaacaaccaaacaacccaatccaaaaatgggcaaaagacctaaacaagcaattctccaaggaagacatacaaatgaccaataggcacatgaaaaaatgctcaatatcaccaattatcagagaaatgcaaatcaaaactacaatgaagttatcacctcacaccagtcagaatggccattattcaaaaatccacaaatgacaaatgctggagaggctgtggagaaaggggaaccctcctctacagctggtgggaatgcagtttggtgcagccactgtggaaaacagtatggaggttcctcaaaagactaggaatagacttactgtatgacccaggaatcccattcctgggcatatagcaagaaggaaccctacttcaggatgacacctgcaccccaatgttcatagcagcactatttacaatagccaagacatggagacagcctaaatgtccatcaatggatgactggataaagaagatgtggtatatttatacaatggaataccactcagccataaaaaccgacaagataatgccatttgcagcaacatggatgctcctggagcatgtcattctaagtgaagtaagccagaaagagaaagaaaaataccatatgagatcgctcatacatgg
This sequence is a window from Camelus ferus isolate YT-003-E chromosome 15, BCGSAC_Cfer_1.0, whole genome shotgun sequence. Protein-coding genes within it:
- the ATP6V1E2 gene encoding V-type proton ATPase subunit E 2, which codes for MALSDVDVQKQIKHMMAFIEQEANEKAEEIDAKAEEEFNIEKGRLVQTQRLKIMEYYEKKEKQIEQQKKIQMSTMRNQARLKVLRARDDLISELLNDAKLRLSRIVADPKVYQGLLDKLVLQGLLRLLEPVVIVRCRPQDLLLVEAAVQKAIPQYTAVSHKCVEVQVDQVQLATNAAGGVEIYSGDQRIKVSNTLESRLDLLSQQKMPEIRKALFGANANRKFFI